The following coding sequences lie in one Thermosulfuriphilus ammonigenes genomic window:
- a CDS encoding cobyrinate a,c-diamide synthase, with protein sequence MSTPSFSVPRVTVSALKGGAGKTLVTLGILHGLRRSGLRVIPFKKGPDYIDAGWLGIVAGHSCYNLDPFMMSGEVLEASFVFRSQGADLALLEGNRGLFDGADVEGSCSTAELAKRLRSPVILVLDCTKVTRTVAAQVLGCLHFDPQLDIRGVVLNRVARSRHERIVRESVEKYCGLPVLGVIPRVATFLPMRHLGLLPWQEHEERSRVLETLEAKILANLDLSAIVDIARQAPPLPSPVTGQTQKKTPARIKVGILRDAAFQFYYPENLEALSAQGAELVFIDALSARGLPPIDALYIGGGFPETQAEALEANVSFRKDLHQAIRYGLPVYAECGGLMYLGRKIIYQGRSFEMVGALPVDFEVCSKPQGHGYVVLKVEGPNPFYSPGLEIIGHEFHYSRPQGSGDLSFAFKVLRGHGVDGRHDGIVQGNVLGMYTHIHALGFLHWAPAIVRLAEEFRRTGAISSRGNPLIRALSLAKEETKDL encoded by the coding sequence ATGAGCACACCTTCTTTTTCCGTCCCAAGAGTAACGGTCTCTGCCCTTAAGGGGGGAGCGGGTAAGACCTTGGTTACTCTGGGAATTCTTCATGGTCTTCGCCGATCTGGTTTAAGGGTTATTCCCTTTAAAAAGGGGCCAGATTACATTGACGCCGGCTGGCTGGGGATTGTGGCTGGTCATTCCTGCTATAACCTTGATCCCTTCATGATGTCCGGGGAGGTCCTTGAAGCCTCCTTTGTTTTTCGTTCTCAAGGTGCGGATTTAGCCCTTCTGGAGGGTAATCGAGGCCTTTTTGATGGCGCTGACGTCGAGGGAAGTTGTTCGACGGCCGAACTGGCTAAACGTCTTCGGTCTCCGGTTATCCTTGTTCTCGATTGTACCAAGGTGACCCGCACCGTGGCAGCTCAGGTTCTGGGTTGTCTTCATTTTGACCCCCAGCTTGATATTCGGGGGGTTGTTCTTAATCGTGTTGCTCGCTCTCGGCATGAAAGGATAGTCAGAGAAAGTGTTGAGAAGTATTGCGGTTTGCCTGTCTTGGGAGTCATCCCGCGGGTGGCAACTTTTTTACCTATGCGTCACCTGGGGCTTCTCCCCTGGCAGGAACATGAAGAAAGATCACGGGTGCTGGAAACATTGGAGGCCAAGATTTTGGCCAATTTAGACCTTTCGGCTATTGTTGATATAGCTCGTCAGGCGCCTCCTCTCCCCTCTCCTGTGACTGGACAGACCCAAAAGAAGACTCCCGCGAGGATAAAGGTGGGAATCCTCCGGGATGCGGCCTTTCAGTTCTATTATCCAGAAAATCTTGAGGCCCTTTCTGCTCAGGGAGCAGAACTTGTTTTTATAGATGCCCTTTCGGCTCGAGGGCTTCCTCCCATAGATGCCCTTTATATAGGTGGAGGTTTCCCTGAGACCCAAGCCGAGGCCCTGGAGGCTAATGTTTCTTTCCGTAAGGATCTCCACCAGGCCATCAGATATGGGCTCCCGGTTTATGCCGAGTGCGGTGGGCTCATGTATCTAGGTCGGAAGATAATTTATCAAGGTCGTTCCTTTGAAATGGTCGGAGCCTTACCGGTTGACTTTGAGGTCTGCTCCAAGCCACAGGGTCATGGCTATGTAGTCCTTAAGGTCGAAGGACCTAATCCCTTTTACTCTCCGGGCCTGGAGATCATTGGTCACGAATTTCATTACTCTCGTCCTCAAGGATCTGGTGATCTCTCTTTCGCCTTTAAAGTGTTACGCGGACATGGGGTGGATGGCCGTCATGATGGCATCGTGCAGGGTAACGTACTGGGAATGTATACCCATATTCATGCCTTGGGTTTTCTTCATTGGGCCCCGGCAATAGTGCGTCTGGCTGAGGAGTTTAGGAGGACGGGGGCCATCTCTTCCCGGGGAAACCCTCTTATCCGGGCCCTTAGTCTGGCCAAAGAGGAGACCAAAGATCTCTAA